Proteins encoded within one genomic window of Brassica rapa cultivar Chiifu-401-42 chromosome A09, CAAS_Brap_v3.01, whole genome shotgun sequence:
- the LOC103839347 gene encoding stemmadenine O-acetyltransferase has product MTLARSFIRSFHQKSLTTRVEVISRDIIKPSSPTPNHLKNFKLSLLEQLGPTIFGPMLFFYSANYRIKQTEQLLNLKKSLSETLTHFYPLSGRLNGNTSINCNDSGADFLEAQVNSPLSNLLQEPSSEMLEQLIPTSVDSIEARTKLLLAQATFFKCGGMAIGVCVSHKLADATSVGLFMKSWSAITSQGSIKTVGSPVFDTLKIFPPGNFSETSPAPVVEPEIKMNQTLSKRFVFDSSSIEALQAKASSFEVTQPTRVEAVSAFIWKLAMKATRTVSRTSKPSILANSASLRSRVSPPFTKNSIGNLVSYFAAKAEEGEKQRKLQTLVAEIRRAKQRFRDDHIPKLVGNGDATEVICNYQKEAGNMIASGGFDFYILTSACRFGLYEIDFGWGKPVWFAFPSVRQKNIVALVDTKEGGGIEAWVNLNEQEMKLFEEDRELLDFASVNPSVIQPFLHVL; this is encoded by the coding sequence ATGACTCTTGCTCGGTCTTTCATCAGAAGTTTTCACCAGAAAAGTCTCACAACAAGAGTTGAAGTGATCTCCAGAGACATCATCAAACCATCATCTCCAACTCCAAACCATTTAAAGAACTTCAAACTCTCTCTTCTAGAACAGCTCGGTCCAACGATCTTCGGCCCCATGTTGTTCTTCTACTCAGCTAACTACAGAATCAAACAAACTGAACAGCTGCTGAACCTCAAGAAGTCCTTATCCGAAACCTTAACTCACTTCTACCCTCTCTCTGGGCGGCTCAACGGCAACACAAGCATCAACTGCAACGACTCGGGCGCCGACTTCCTTGAAGCACAAGTTAACTCCCCGCTTTCAAACCTCCTACAAGAGCCTTCTTCGGAGATGTTAGAACAGCTGATTCCAACATCAGTTGATTCAATAGAAGCAAGAACCAAATTGCTTCTCGCTCAAGCAACGTTCTTTAAATGCGGAGGCATGGCTATAGGAGTCTGCGTCTCTCACAAACTCGCCGACGCAACTTCCGTGGGCTTATTCATGAAGAGCTGGTCTGCAATCACTTCCCAAGGATCGATCAAAACCGTTGGATCCCCTGTTTTCGACACTCTCAAGATCTTCCCACCTGGTAACTTCTCAGAGACTTCCCCTGCTCCGGTCGTTGAGCCGGAAATCAAGATGAACCAGACTCTCTCGAAGAGATTCGTCTTCGATTCTTCGAGCATCGAAGCTCTGCAAGCGAAAGCTTCGAGCTTTGAAGTTACTCAACCCACAAGAGTCGAAGCTGTTTCAGCTTTTATATGGAAACTTGCGATGAAAGCAACAAGAACGGTTTCAAGAACCTCGAAACCGTCGATCCTCGCGAACTCCGCTAGCTTACGCTCTCGCGTCTCTCCTCCGTTCACGAAGAACTCGATCGGGAACCTCGTGAGCTACTTTGCGGCGAAAGCAGAGGAAGGAGAGAAACAGAGAAAGCTTCAGACTTTGGTCGCGGAGATACGAAGAGCGAAACAGAGGTTTCGAGATGACCACATACCAAAGCTTGTCGGAAACGGAGACGCGACGGAGGTCATCTGTAACTACCAGAAAGAAGCGGGGAATATGATCGCGAGCGGAGGTTTTGATTTCTACATCTTGACGAGCGCGTGTCGGTTCGGTTTGTATGAAATTGATTTCGGTTGGGGTAAACCGGTTTGGTTTGCGTTTCCTTCAGTTAGACAGAAGAACATTGTGGCGCTTGTTGACACGAAAGAAGGCGGTGGGATTGAAGCGTGGGTGAATTTGAATGAGCAAGAGATGAAGCTTTTTGAAGAAGATAGAGAGTTGCTTGATTTTGCTTCTGTGAATCCTAGTGTGATCCAGCCTTTTCTCCATGTTCTCTGA
- the LOC103839350 gene encoding 50S ribosomal protein L15, chloroplastic, with amino-acid sequence MAVPLSISSNSLLSRQCHRLSFPSSSFKGNVSVLGANPSQILSLKLHYNRRIGKQQKIARPLVVLNQTAAATSSSPGAVSSERFRLDNLGPQPGSRKRAKRKGRGISAGQGASCGFGMRGQKSRSGPGIMRGFEGGQTALYRRLPKLRGIAGGMRAGLPKYVPVNLKDIETAGFEDGDEVSLETLKQKGLINPSGRERKLPLKILGTGELNVKLNFKARAFSTSAKEKLEASGCTLTVLPGRKKWVKPSVAKNQARADEYFAKKRAAAAEAAASEPAASA; translated from the exons ATGGCTGTTCCTCTCTCTATCTCATCAAACTCTCTCCTCTCCCGCCAATGTCACCGTCTCTCCTTCCCTTCCTCTTCATTCAAGGGCAATGTAAGCGTCTTAGGAGCAAACCCATCTCAGATCCTCTCCCTAAAACTCCACTACAATCGTAGAATTGGAAAGCAACAGAAAATCGCGAGACCTCTCGTTGTCCTGAACCAAACCGCAGCTGCTACCTCTTCTTCGCCGGGAGCAGTAAGTTCAGAGAGATTCCGGCTCGATAACCTCGGACCCCAGCCTGGTTCGAGAAAGAGGGCGAAGAGAAAGGGTAGAGGTATCTCCGCGGGACAAGGAGCGAGCTGTGGGTTCGGGATGAGAGGGCAGAAGTCACGGTCTGGTCCTGGCATCATGAGAGGTTTCGAAGGAGGACAAACCGCTCTTTATCGCCGTCTTCCCAAACTTAGAGGAATCGCCGGAG GTATGCGTGCAGGATTACCTAAGTACGTACCAGTGAATCTCAAAGACATTGAAACAGCTGGGTTTGAAGATGGAGATGAAGTGTCACTAGAGACACTGAAGCAAAAGGGTTTGATCAATCCTTCAGGGAGGGAAAGGAAACTCCCTCTTAAG ATTCTAGGTACTGGGGAACTTAACGTCAAGCTCAATTTCAAAGCTCGTGCGTTCTCAACATCAGCAAAGGAGAAGCTTGAAGCTTCAGGTTGTACACTCACTGTGTTGCCCGGAAGAAAGAAATGGGTGAAGCCATCTGTTGCTAAGAACCAAGCACGAGCAGATGAATACTTTGCTAAGAAGAGAGCTGCTGCAGCTGAAGCAGCTGCTTCAGAACCTGCAGCGTCTGCTTAA
- the LOC103839348 gene encoding F-box protein SKIP14, which produces MALNFSRRHFSSHLSDESMKIANGYGDSASVDILDVLPSDPFGMDINNTFTAITGWLEDLEVDCSRYGRDEVWVGDGSHQLFAGLSFIWNNAMRFQEFPESNVYTNDAFLSTSSVDEVGESSGRCTTNENAHVHPAFGFCLYRLGVKDLLSASMVCKSLHTTVCDDSLLWKHIHICQPLNEKITDEALLQLTERAQGTMQCLRLVDCSRVTDDCLKRVMERNPQVVKLGVSGCTRITIDGVLSILRDLNSAGNPQVKQLEIGGIFGVTKDHYDELFGLLDVDNNVEQSIQKPRFYHRGDSSCVSCDDDDTVLDIEMCPKCQNARLVYDCPAEDCKGKEECRACSLCIQRCFQCGRCINDSEYEETFCLEFLCADCSKQSPKLPLEVENSI; this is translated from the exons ATGGCGTTGAATTTTTCACGTAGACACTTTTCTTCCCATCTATCTGATGAATCAATGAAGATAGCCAATGGGTATGGAGATTCAGCTTCTGTTGACATACTTGATGTTTTGCCCTCTGATCCGTTTGGAATGGATATCAACAATACTTTCACTGCTATCACTGGATGGCTTGAGGATCTGGAGGTTGATTGTAGCCGGTATGGGAGAGATGAGGTTTGGGTTGGTGATGGGAGCCACCAACTCTTTGCCGGGTTGAGTTTCATTTGGAACAATGCAATGCGGTTTCAGGAGTTTCCAGAGAGCAATGTGTACACTAATGATGCTTTCTTATCCACTAGTAGTGTGGATGAGGTTGGAGAAAGCAGTGGTCGCTGCACCACCAATGAGAATGCACACGTTCATCCAGCGTTTGGTTTTTGTCTTTATCGCTTGGGAGTGAAGGATCTTCTCTCAGCGAGTATGGTTTGCAAGTCTCTGCATACGACTGTCTGTGATGACTCGCTTCTGTGGAAACATATCCACATTTGTCAGCCGTTGAATGAGAAGATCACTGATGAGGCTCTTCTGCAGTTAACCGAGCGGGCTCAGGGCACTATGCAGTGTTTGAGGCTCGTGGATTGCTCGAGAGTTACAGATGATTGTCTTAAGCGGGTCATGGAGCGTAACCCACAAGTAGTTAAG CTTGGCGTGTCTGGATGCACAAGGATCACTATCGATGGCGTTTTGAGCATCTTGAGAGATCTGAACTCTGCGGGGAATCCTCAAGTGAAGCAGTTAGAGATCGGTGGCATCTTTGGAGTTACTAAAGATCACTACGATGAATTGTTTGGCTTGTTAGACGTTGACAACAATGTGGAGCAGTCTATACAGAAGCCGCGTTTTTACCATAGAGGAGACTCCTCATGTGTGTCCTGCGATGATGATGACACGGTGCTGGATATTGAGATGTGCCCAAAATGTCAGAACGCTAGGCTTGTGTATGACTGTCCAGCAGAAGATTGTAAAGGGAAGGAGGAATGTCGTGCTTGTTCTCTTTGCATACAGAGGTGTTTTCAGTGTGGTCGGTGCATCAATGACAGTGAATACGAAGAAACGTTCTGTCTGGAGTTTTTGTGCGCTGATTGTTCGAAGCAGTCCCCTAAGTTACCTCTCGAGGTGGAAAATTCCATCTGA
- the LOC103839349 gene encoding mitotic spindle checkpoint protein MAD2, with protein sequence MNITLSSTIKQVAVVSAFPHKTSRYAPFISSFFALHSFESKTLSDASQFHLLSNHKIVFRIASMASKTAAAKDIITLHGSAAIVSEFFCYAANSILYNRAVYPEESFAKVKKYGLPMLLTQDESVKSFLSNLTSQISEWLEAGKLQRVVLVIMSKATGEVLERWNFRIETDSEVVEKGVSREKSDKEIMREIQAIMRQVASSITYLPCLDEPCVFDVLAYTDTDVAVPFTWVESDPKLIANPQMVKLHAFDTKIHKVDTLVSYKNDEWDEEE encoded by the exons ATGAATATAACATTAAGTAGTACAATTAAGCAAGTAGCCGTTGTAAGTGCATTTCCACATAAGACTAGCCGTTACGCTCCTTTTATATCTTCTTTTTTCGCGTTACATTCTTTTGAATCAAAAACCCTAAGCGACGCTTCCCAATTTCATTTGCTTTCAAATCACAAAATCGTTTTCCGAATCGCATCAATGGCTTCCAAAACAGCAGCTGCTAAAGACATCATCACACTGCACGGATCTGCCGCCATCGTCAGCGAGTTCTTCTGTTACGCTGCCAACAG TATACTGTACAATAGAGCAGTATACCCAGAGGAAAGCTTTGCGAAAGTGAAGAAGTATGGTCTTCCCATGTTGCTTACGCAAGACGAATCCGTCAAATCATTCTTGTCCAATCTCACTTCTCAGATCTCcg AGTGGCTTGAAGCTGGGAAGTTGCAGAGAGTGGTGTTGGTGATAATGAGTAAAGCTACTGGTGAAGTCTTGGAGAGGTGGAACTTCCGTATTGAGACTGATTCTGAAGTTGTTGAGAAAGg TGTGTCGAGGGAGAAGAGTGATAAGGAGATAATGAGGGAGATTCAAGCTATCATGAGACAGGTTGCTTCCAGCATTACTTACTTGCCTTGTCTTGATGAACCTT GTGTGTTTGATGTATTGGCGTATACGGACACGGATGTAGCTGTTCCATTCACATGGGTCGAAAGCGATCCGAAGTTGATTGCTAATCCACAGATGGTTAAGCTACACGCTTTTGATACCAAG ATTCACAAAGTGGACACCCTCGTCTCATACAAGAACGACGAATGGGATGAAGAAGAGTAG